In the Chlorobium limicola DSM 245 genome, one interval contains:
- a CDS encoding AAA domain-containing protein: METRDVLNNQQVHSPETQKVTRLVDYLLRLATLRTKLIRDVAEYERVLWISNVPHERECFTQAWGSDEEHEQDEWLEVQNRREPEFPTVPAQCKDWVSLSSLRNKSGLPELLPEITRQIPNPDWNDESDQPETILQPETILYTERLEERPEIQRVWDRYVEDKWLPWTEEHNLWEEVHKVYSALFAIHQEQLRLGEEYELVLGLGLLVWQTPTGQRVRRHLIVADAILEFEARLGKFTVRPHTEGAKLRPELDMLDIEEQPARAEETAKAELGAAEDDPWEKGCVEGVLQALVHSIDSQGDYDDSVEAKKNRASVKPIVEYAPALILRKRSAKGLTETLKRIKERIEHGEDIPGEFADLAEIGPKDGREPRVETEETTAIFDGEVFFPKPSNDEQRRIVDKMRAASGVLVQGPPGTGKSHTIANLICHLLATGQRTLITAKTPRALQVLEGLVPDELRPLCINLLGSGLEERRSLESSVGGILRKNEEWNDDRAKRERTELEERLRKLREEKANVNRRLRDIRESETHTQSIAEGAYQGTAARIAEAVNRDRADYRWFTDSVPLDKTCQIDIIDLRNVLVALRLFTPEKRRELGLAWPEAMPSLERFANLVKNEKNAIEEEQKSAHEADERLADLLAENNPSAIDKIREALSTFRDTQSRLRVAHHSWMNDALRDVLGNNSSLWHELLRVTRDVIASIEELFTTADETRIELSDTIDIKSLHEDARKLKEHMESGGKLGWGMLRPKIVKELLYVIRDVKISGRPCSTVEHFSTLADALHVRIECEKAWSFWKGRSEKVEGPYALQLTVLKSLRDTLESALTLEGLIAECRKAISHCSGLSEPVWADESQIERIIASCRLGLVRIRKRLAAEEIQDIEGPIYRIAAGSGAHPVTNDLLTAIRSRDMDKFSRCVNTVQNMEEQRRSLQKLDEYLLKLRGLLPQLTKSLEQTCNEPYWEERIPRIGNAWHWAQARYWIEDYIRQEDVPALASRAKQIEDEISSIIAKLASLHAWSFCFSRLKREHQQHMVAWQQAMHQLGGGHGIHAARWRKEAQKHLNKCREAVPAWVMPLHRVWDTVEPAPGIFDVIIVDEASQCGFDGIPLFYLGKKIIVVGDDKQIRPDAVGVNRFAVQKLQDEFLFDFEFKDTFDVERSIFDHSKRLYQQSRIVLREHFRCMPEIIRFSNDLCYSDTPLIPLRQYGPNRLPPLEHVFVGGGHREGSNNRTINRPEAEAIVNRIAEMCDDSRYDDKTMGVVVLQGEAQAALIENQLLEHLGAEEMERRRLVCGNPYSFQGDERDIMFLSLVAASNERIGPLTKAADERRFNVAASRARDMMVLFHSVTSNDLSASCLRKQLLDFFENTRPQQIAGIDREELERRAAQDNRGVVKPPPPFDSWFEVDVALELLRKDFAVRAQHEVAGKRIDLVVEGGQARLAVECDGDHWHGADRYEDDMQRQRQLERCGWEFFRVRESAFYANKESALAGLWQALEEREIFAGSRSGNAFRGSDSEVNSSSQFDDDTTEDDYGAYDDEDYSSADSETDFSPSGRRAEEIAALEIQDAILSVLSKCPNQSCTLHSVTSRVLKEVGVLTRGNPRLEFENRVMRSVDSLEKRGRIEKYKAKNRRIRLINETT; the protein is encoded by the coding sequence ATGGAGACTCGCGACGTTTTGAACAATCAGCAAGTACATAGTCCTGAAACGCAGAAGGTCACTCGCCTCGTCGACTATCTGCTAAGGCTGGCGACTCTCCGAACAAAGTTGATCCGCGACGTTGCAGAGTACGAGAGGGTACTTTGGATTTCAAACGTTCCGCATGAGCGGGAGTGCTTCACGCAGGCATGGGGGAGCGATGAGGAACACGAGCAGGACGAATGGCTGGAAGTGCAGAACCGGCGGGAACCTGAATTCCCCACTGTCCCTGCCCAGTGCAAAGACTGGGTGAGCCTTTCATCGCTCCGAAACAAGAGTGGCCTACCCGAACTTCTCCCGGAGATCACCCGGCAAATCCCGAATCCCGATTGGAACGATGAATCGGACCAACCGGAAACCATCCTTCAACCGGAAACCATCCTTTACACTGAACGCCTTGAGGAGCGTCCTGAGATTCAACGGGTATGGGATCGGTATGTCGAAGACAAATGGTTGCCGTGGACGGAAGAACACAATTTGTGGGAGGAAGTTCACAAGGTTTATTCGGCACTGTTTGCGATCCACCAAGAACAACTTCGTCTTGGCGAGGAATATGAACTCGTACTTGGCCTGGGTCTGCTGGTATGGCAGACGCCCACCGGGCAGCGCGTCCGGCGTCATTTGATTGTCGCCGACGCCATTCTTGAATTCGAAGCCCGCTTGGGGAAATTCACCGTCCGCCCCCACACCGAAGGTGCCAAATTGCGGCCCGAACTCGACATGCTGGACATCGAGGAACAACCGGCGCGCGCAGAGGAAACCGCGAAGGCGGAACTGGGCGCAGCCGAAGACGATCCGTGGGAAAAAGGCTGTGTCGAAGGCGTTCTTCAGGCCCTGGTGCATTCAATCGACTCACAAGGCGATTATGATGACTCGGTGGAAGCGAAAAAAAACCGCGCCTCGGTGAAGCCCATCGTGGAATACGCCCCCGCTCTTATCCTCCGAAAGCGTTCCGCCAAGGGCCTTACCGAAACTTTGAAACGGATAAAAGAACGGATCGAGCACGGCGAAGACATACCCGGCGAGTTTGCAGACCTCGCTGAAATCGGTCCGAAGGATGGCCGCGAACCAAGGGTCGAGACGGAAGAGACAACCGCTATTTTTGATGGAGAGGTCTTCTTCCCCAAGCCATCGAACGATGAGCAACGCCGCATTGTGGATAAGATGCGAGCGGCAAGCGGCGTGCTTGTGCAAGGGCCGCCCGGCACCGGGAAATCCCATACGATTGCCAATTTGATTTGCCATCTGCTTGCCACAGGACAGCGAACGCTCATTACCGCGAAAACGCCTCGTGCGCTTCAGGTTCTTGAAGGGCTCGTTCCTGATGAGTTGCGTCCCCTCTGCATCAATTTGCTTGGCAGCGGACTTGAGGAACGCCGCTCTCTCGAATCCAGCGTTGGCGGCATTCTACGGAAGAATGAGGAGTGGAACGACGACCGTGCCAAGCGCGAACGCACAGAACTTGAAGAACGCCTGCGAAAACTTCGGGAGGAGAAGGCCAATGTCAACCGGCGGCTCCGTGACATCCGGGAATCGGAAACGCATACGCAATCCATCGCGGAGGGAGCCTATCAAGGCACGGCGGCCAGAATCGCTGAAGCGGTGAACCGAGATCGAGCTGACTACCGATGGTTCACGGATTCCGTTCCTTTGGACAAGACCTGTCAGATCGACATAATCGATTTGCGAAACGTGCTTGTAGCGTTGCGCCTATTCACGCCGGAAAAACGCCGGGAACTGGGCCTTGCATGGCCTGAAGCGATGCCGTCTTTGGAGCGCTTTGCCAATCTTGTCAAGAATGAGAAGAACGCGATAGAAGAAGAGCAGAAATCGGCACATGAAGCCGATGAACGACTTGCAGATCTATTGGCAGAAAACAATCCGTCAGCTATAGACAAGATCCGTGAAGCATTGTCAACTTTTCGGGACACTCAAAGCAGACTCCGCGTCGCGCATCATTCATGGATGAACGATGCCTTACGCGATGTTTTGGGCAACAACTCGTCCCTATGGCATGAACTCCTGCGTGTCACGCGAGACGTTATTGCGTCAATTGAAGAACTTTTCACGACCGCCGACGAGACCCGAATCGAACTCTCCGACACTATAGATATCAAGTCGTTGCATGAAGACGCCCGCAAGCTGAAAGAGCACATGGAGAGTGGTGGGAAACTGGGTTGGGGGATGCTTCGACCAAAGATCGTTAAGGAGCTGTTATATGTTATCAGGGACGTGAAGATTAGCGGACGCCCATGCTCAACCGTCGAGCATTTCTCAACTCTTGCCGACGCGCTGCACGTTCGTATCGAATGCGAAAAGGCATGGAGCTTCTGGAAAGGGCGAAGTGAAAAGGTTGAAGGGCCGTACGCTCTGCAATTGACTGTTCTCAAATCGTTACGTGATACGCTCGAAAGTGCCTTGACGCTTGAAGGACTCATTGCCGAGTGCAGGAAAGCAATAAGCCACTGCTCGGGCTTGAGCGAGCCTGTATGGGCTGACGAGTCCCAAATTGAAAGGATTATCGCCTCATGCCGCCTTGGATTGGTCCGTATCCGTAAGCGGCTTGCTGCTGAGGAAATTCAAGATATTGAGGGTCCGATTTATCGGATAGCTGCCGGGAGTGGCGCGCATCCGGTGACAAACGATTTGCTGACCGCCATTCGCAGCCGCGACATGGATAAGTTCTCGCGCTGCGTGAACACTGTTCAGAATATGGAGGAACAGCGTCGATCCCTTCAGAAGCTGGACGAATATCTTTTAAAACTGCGTGGTTTGCTTCCGCAGCTCACCAAGTCGTTGGAACAAACTTGCAACGAGCCATATTGGGAGGAACGAATCCCGCGCATTGGCAATGCTTGGCATTGGGCGCAGGCCCGGTATTGGATCGAGGATTACATCCGGCAGGAAGATGTCCCGGCACTTGCCTCCCGAGCCAAACAGATCGAGGATGAGATAAGCAGCATCATTGCAAAGCTTGCCTCGCTTCACGCCTGGTCGTTCTGTTTCTCGCGGCTCAAAAGAGAACATCAACAGCATATGGTGGCATGGCAGCAAGCAATGCATCAATTGGGAGGCGGGCATGGTATTCATGCGGCGCGTTGGCGCAAAGAAGCCCAAAAGCATCTCAATAAATGCCGTGAAGCAGTACCTGCATGGGTAATGCCTCTCCATCGGGTTTGGGACACCGTAGAACCTGCTCCTGGCATTTTTGATGTCATCATCGTTGATGAGGCTTCGCAATGCGGATTCGATGGCATTCCGTTATTCTACCTTGGGAAAAAGATTATTGTTGTAGGAGACGATAAGCAGATCAGGCCCGATGCTGTCGGTGTGAATCGTTTTGCGGTACAGAAGCTTCAAGACGAGTTTCTCTTTGACTTCGAATTCAAGGATACCTTTGATGTCGAGCGCAGCATTTTCGACCACTCAAAGCGCCTGTATCAACAGTCACGCATTGTTTTGCGCGAGCACTTCCGCTGCATGCCGGAGATTATCCGTTTCAGCAACGACCTTTGCTATTCGGATACGCCGTTAATTCCGTTGAGGCAATATGGCCCGAACCGCTTGCCGCCACTGGAGCATGTTTTTGTTGGCGGTGGGCATCGAGAAGGTTCAAATAACCGGACGATCAACCGACCGGAAGCTGAAGCTATTGTCAATAGAATCGCGGAAATGTGCGATGACAGCCGGTACGATGACAAGACGATGGGCGTGGTGGTGCTTCAGGGCGAAGCGCAGGCTGCTTTAATCGAGAATCAGTTGCTCGAACACCTGGGCGCTGAGGAAATGGAACGACGCCGCCTGGTCTGTGGCAATCCCTACAGTTTCCAAGGCGACGAGCGGGACATCATGTTCTTGTCGCTTGTCGCCGCCAGCAACGAGAGAATCGGCCCTCTTACGAAGGCGGCTGACGAACGGCGTTTCAATGTTGCTGCAAGCCGTGCCCGTGACATGATGGTTCTTTTCCATTCCGTCACCAGTAACGATCTTAGCGCTTCATGTCTTCGGAAACAGTTGCTTGATTTCTTTGAGAACACAAGGCCACAGCAGATTGCTGGAATCGACCGGGAAGAACTGGAGCGGCGGGCGGCCCAAGACAACCGAGGTGTCGTAAAGCCGCCCCCACCCTTCGATAGCTGGTTCGAAGTTGATGTTGCCTTAGAACTCCTTCGCAAGGACTTCGCAGTGCGCGCCCAGCACGAAGTCGCAGGCAAGCGAATTGACCTCGTGGTGGAGGGCGGGCAGGCGCGACTGGCGGTCGAATGCGACGGCGATCATTGGCACGGAGCTGACCGTTATGAAGACGACATGCAACGCCAGCGCCAATTAGAGCGTTGCGGATGGGAATTCTTCCGGGTCCGAGAGTCAGCCTTCTACGCCAACAAGGAGAGCGCACTTGCCGGACTCTGGCAAGCGCTGGAGGAACGAGAAATCTTTGCTGGCTCACGGAGTGGAAATGCATTTCGCGGAAGCGATTCAGAGGTAAACAGTTCCAGCCAGTTCGACGACGACACTACCGAAGATGATTATGGCGCTTATGACGATGAAGATTACTCATCCGCTGATTCGGAAACTGACTTCAGTCCATCAGGCCGCCGAGCAGAGGAAATAGCGGCACTGGAAATTCAGGACGCTATCCTTTCTGTCTTATCGAAGTGCCCGAATCAGTCGTGTACGTTGCATTCCGTGACCTCGCGCGTCCTAAAAGAGGTGGGTGTGCTAACTCGTGGAAATCCCCGATTGGAGTTCGAAAACAGAGTCATGCGGAGCGTTGACTCTCTGGAGAAACGTGGACGTATCGAAAAATACAAAGCAAAGAATCGAAGGATCAGGCTCATCAATGAAACGACCTAA
- a CDS encoding DUF4019 domain-containing protein has protein sequence MKIVCIVMMVMVLFCCASSSVCAESESKAEKKQVSAAKAWLYLIDGGSYSDSWKQASVYFRGAVAERSWVASLEGVRRPLGKLVSREIEKIEEVNRLPGAPDGSYAVMNFKTDFEQKKSSTETVTFMLEKDGIWKAAGYFIK, from the coding sequence ATGAAAATTGTCTGCATCGTGATGATGGTAATGGTCCTTTTCTGCTGTGCTTCTTCTTCAGTGTGTGCCGAATCGGAATCGAAGGCAGAGAAAAAACAGGTTTCTGCCGCCAAGGCGTGGCTTTATCTGATAGACGGCGGGAGTTACTCGGACAGCTGGAAACAAGCGTCTGTCTACTTTCGAGGGGCCGTGGCTGAACGAAGCTGGGTGGCCTCTCTGGAAGGGGTCCGCAGACCACTCGGTAAGCTGGTCAGCCGTGAGATAGAGAAGATAGAGGAAGTGAACCGCCTTCCCGGTGCGCCAGATGGGAGCTATGCTGTCATGAATTTCAAGACGGATTTCGAGCAGAAGAAATCGTCAACGGAGACGGTAACATTCATGCTCGAAAAAGACGGAATATGGAAGGCTGCAGGATACTTCATTAAATAA
- a CDS encoding alpha/beta hydrolase family esterase — protein sequence MKIRRINALLLVAVFVSFLPFELAFGEGDLQRQTVMQGSIERTFYVHYPKNRHPAVPKALVFVLHGGGGADARTMANRTGMNEIADREDFMVIYPAGIDGQWNDGRGKSFRRTKDNTDVDDVGFISALIDLFVKKGEADSARIYVMGLSNGGMMTHRLGIELGKKLAAIAPVIANMPENISDQKVAMALPVLIMNCTDDPMMPWKGGHVRVLGKEYGTVLSTDKTVRYWVAAAQLPLKPETRYLDDVSRSDKCTVEVDRYSAAGRRTEVVLYRIRGGGHNLPGGNTPDRPRLLGPKCMDISGSEAIWSFFKKYSRAKRIASAGQ from the coding sequence ATGAAAATACGACGTATCAACGCCTTATTGCTTGTCGCTGTTTTTGTGTCATTTTTGCCCTTCGAACTTGCGTTCGGGGAGGGTGATCTTCAGCGGCAGACAGTGATGCAGGGATCAATTGAGCGAACATTTTATGTTCATTATCCCAAGAACAGGCACCCGGCAGTTCCCAAGGCCCTCGTGTTCGTTCTCCATGGCGGGGGCGGTGCCGATGCCCGGACGATGGCAAACCGCACCGGCATGAATGAGATTGCTGACCGGGAAGATTTCATGGTCATCTATCCTGCCGGGATTGATGGACAATGGAATGATGGTCGAGGAAAAAGTTTCAGGAGAACGAAGGATAACACCGACGTTGACGATGTTGGATTCATCTCCGCCCTGATTGATCTCTTTGTAAAAAAGGGCGAAGCAGACAGCGCCAGGATATATGTGATGGGACTGTCCAATGGCGGCATGATGACACATCGACTGGGAATCGAACTTGGGAAGAAACTTGCGGCGATAGCCCCGGTCATTGCCAACATGCCTGAGAATATTTCTGATCAAAAGGTTGCGATGGCTCTGCCGGTGCTCATCATGAATTGTACTGATGATCCCATGATGCCCTGGAAAGGTGGACATGTCCGGGTTCTTGGCAAGGAGTACGGTACAGTTCTGTCCACGGACAAGACGGTGCGCTATTGGGTTGCCGCGGCACAGCTTCCGCTTAAGCCAGAGACACGCTATCTCGATGACGTCTCACGCAGCGATAAATGCACAGTTGAAGTTGATCGTTACTCGGCAGCGGGAAGACGAACCGAGGTTGTTCTCTATCGTATCAGGGGAGGCGGGCACAACCTTCCTGGAGGCAACACACCGGATCGGCCGAGGTTGCTGGGGCCGAAGTGCATGGATATAAGCGGCTCGGAAGCCATCTGGTCATTCTTCAAAAAATATTCTCGCGCCAAACGCATCGCTTCAGCCGGACAATGA
- a CDS encoding UPF0158 family protein, which translates to MTLPVSLLAVIDEMDTFGDNFHPYINRQTGELVTLSSDDLCIVEEGFELADYPEWQQEILQKTVEVLDSDAYVPLPGKFAIHEYAIMQRFCFAVEDAGLSRELQDQIHGAGAFRRFKNTLTRHNMLDTWFACRQAAFTEIAIKWLEEHNIPYIRDVRD; encoded by the coding sequence ATGACACTACCGGTATCATTACTGGCTGTCATCGATGAGATGGATACCTTCGGTGACAACTTTCATCCGTACATCAATCGGCAGACGGGTGAGCTCGTGACCCTCAGCAGTGATGATCTCTGCATAGTCGAAGAAGGATTCGAGCTTGCGGACTATCCGGAGTGGCAACAGGAGATACTTCAGAAAACGGTTGAAGTCCTTGATTCGGATGCATATGTGCCGCTGCCCGGCAAGTTTGCTATTCATGAATATGCCATCATGCAACGGTTCTGTTTCGCGGTCGAGGATGCCGGCTTAAGTCGTGAACTTCAGGATCAGATTCATGGAGCTGGCGCGTTTCGGCGGTTCAAAAATACACTCACTCGACACAATATGCTCGATACCTGGTTTGCCTGTCGTCAGGCGGCCTTCACGGAAATTGCCATTAAATGGCTTGAAGAACATAACATTCCATATATACGCGATGTAAGAGATTAG
- a CDS encoding transposase codes for MDSSFCVDCLEETIRKYGTPEIFNTDQGVQYTSDAFTSVLKSHEIRISMDGRGRALDNVFVERLWRNVKQEDLYLKGYETAVEMMRGFAEYFQFYNTGRPHQSLGDKNPGRGIRKRHRKRSTHRRQVLSEECLRRVVGDYRAATGSGINNRRVATLNSILFCLVDRVHFSMKSGNIAKLIL; via the coding sequence CTGGACAGCAGCTTTTGTGTTGACTGCCTTGAGGAGACGATCCGCAAGTATGGAACTCCGGAAATCTTCAACACTGATCAGGGCGTTCAGTACACCAGTGATGCGTTCACCAGCGTGCTCAAGAGCCATGAGATCCGCATCAGCATGGATGGTCGTGGCCGGGCCCTGGACAATGTTTTCGTCGAGCGGTTATGGCGGAACGTCAAGCAGGAAGACCTGTACCTGAAAGGCTATGAAACAGCGGTAGAAATGATGCGGGGATTCGCGGAATATTTCCAATTTTATAACACAGGTCGTCCTCATCAGTCACTGGGGGACAAAAACCCCGGACGAGGTATACGGAAGCGCCATAGGAAGCGGAGCACGCATCGTAGACAAGTTCTCTCAGAAGAGTGTCTCCGAAGGGTCGTCGGAGACTACAGGGCCGCAACAGGAAGCGGCATAAACAACCGGCGGGTTGCCACCTTAAATTCGATCTTATTTTGTCTGGTCGATAGGGTCCATTTCAGTATGAAGTCAGGAAATATTGCAAAACTGATTTTATAG
- a CDS encoding tetratricopeptide repeat protein has translation MKRTFAISLLTLIACLPGNVLGKPAPAHTKTKMPSVVITENDPQNAAFYEQAEAAIMSGNYQLLIDEADKMIRSEPGNPEHYYARAMAKAMARDYAGSNEDLTMVIELMDKKQINGITKDDVWMSIADMTFLIGNVDGGRKAISKAAALGNAKAKSWIELHRTDHPRNAHEFFMLAGKYKNDEVPYALALLSQAIKLQPDYAEAYYERGVANSTLNPGQALSDFDKAIALKPGFTAAFSQRGLVRRLQGDAPGSLLDAAAANRLEPTSIETLQNLAMSHAMAENHAEAIKSYSKLIELEPDNAGYYVLRAMAKLKTGDRTSAIADYRYASDLGNEYALFYLYDNGLVKPRNAEELCKIGIMLVNNSRDSEAISTFSKAIDADPSCAIAYYGRAKVKYITENTEGALMDLRKAMELDAKVAEKYADNRGLKPSLVMIYLNLGRNRRSAGRMQEALGYFDKAVEQTPGYAVSFYERGLTRASAGMAQGAIEDMMKAANLGHQAAASWLKEKR, from the coding sequence ATGAAAAGAACCTTTGCCATATCCCTGCTCACCCTCATCGCATGTCTCCCTGGAAACGTTCTGGGAAAGCCTGCCCCTGCTCATACGAAAACAAAAATGCCAAGCGTCGTGATAACAGAAAACGACCCTCAGAATGCAGCTTTTTACGAACAGGCAGAAGCAGCTATCATGAGCGGCAACTACCAATTGCTTATCGACGAAGCTGACAAAATGATCAGGAGTGAACCCGGAAACCCTGAACACTACTACGCTAGAGCCATGGCAAAAGCCATGGCAAGGGATTATGCCGGTTCGAACGAGGACCTGACCATGGTGATCGAGCTGATGGACAAAAAGCAAATCAACGGGATAACAAAGGACGACGTCTGGATGTCCATCGCCGACATGACATTTCTGATCGGGAACGTTGATGGAGGAAGGAAGGCGATCAGCAAAGCTGCGGCTCTTGGCAACGCCAAGGCGAAAAGCTGGATTGAGCTTCACCGGACGGACCACCCTCGAAATGCCCATGAGTTTTTTATGCTCGCCGGCAAATACAAGAATGACGAAGTGCCTTATGCCTTGGCGTTGTTGAGCCAGGCAATCAAGCTGCAACCCGATTATGCGGAAGCCTATTACGAACGCGGGGTCGCCAATTCTACCTTGAACCCCGGTCAGGCACTCTCCGATTTTGACAAAGCCATTGCGCTGAAACCCGGATTCACCGCTGCTTTTTCCCAACGAGGACTCGTCAGACGACTGCAGGGAGATGCTCCCGGCTCGCTCCTGGACGCTGCGGCAGCTAACCGACTGGAACCAACCAGCATTGAAACTCTACAAAACCTCGCCATGTCGCATGCGATGGCAGAAAACCATGCCGAAGCCATCAAGAGCTATTCCAAACTGATCGAGCTCGAACCCGACAACGCGGGATACTATGTCCTGAGGGCAATGGCTAAACTGAAGACGGGTGATCGGACGAGTGCGATCGCCGATTACCGGTATGCATCCGATTTGGGTAACGAATACGCACTCTTTTACCTTTACGACAACGGCCTCGTCAAGCCACGGAATGCCGAAGAACTCTGCAAGATAGGTATCATGCTCGTCAACAACTCCCGTGATTCCGAAGCGATCTCCACGTTCTCGAAAGCCATCGATGCCGATCCCTCCTGCGCAATAGCCTACTATGGACGCGCCAAAGTAAAATACATCACGGAAAACACGGAAGGAGCGCTAATGGATCTGCGGAAGGCAATGGAACTTGATGCTAAGGTGGCTGAAAAGTATGCAGACAATCGAGGGCTCAAGCCTTCTTTGGTGATGATCTACCTCAACCTTGGAAGAAACCGGCGATCAGCAGGGCGCATGCAGGAAGCCCTTGGATATTTTGACAAGGCTGTCGAACAGACCCCCGGCTACGCCGTATCATTTTACGAGCGCGGACTCACCCGTGCGTCTGCTGGCATGGCACAGGGTGCCATTGAGGATATGATGAAAGCAGCGAACCTGGGCCACCAGGCAGCCGCCTCCTGGCTGAAAGAAAAAAGATAG
- a CDS encoding HNH endonuclease, translating to MKKAKLSVSEEAEGKELRNRLIALRRLREQGKDANRRPRRFRLTTEERAAILRKTGGKCHICGGDISGRWHADHVLAHSTGGIHAAENFLPAHVTCNNYRWDYLPEEFELILKLGVWARSEVEKDSDVGLAIAKKFSQKELKRQARRKNTASDGA from the coding sequence ATGAAGAAAGCGAAATTGAGCGTATCGGAAGAAGCAGAAGGGAAAGAACTCCGCAATCGATTGATCGCGTTGCGCAGACTTCGCGAGCAGGGCAAGGATGCCAATCGACGGCCTCGTCGGTTTCGGTTGACCACAGAGGAGAGAGCTGCAATTCTGAGAAAGACCGGAGGGAAGTGCCACATCTGCGGGGGTGACATAAGTGGACGCTGGCATGCTGACCATGTTCTGGCGCACAGTACCGGAGGAATCCATGCAGCAGAGAACTTCTTGCCGGCCCATGTCACCTGCAACAACTACCGCTGGGACTATCTTCCGGAGGAGTTCGAGTTGATTCTGAAGCTCGGTGTATGGGCGAGGAGCGAGGTCGAAAAAGACTCGGATGTTGGCCTGGCAATCGCTAAGAAGTTTTCGCAAAAGGAATTGAAACGTCAGGCAAGACGAAAGAATACGGCGAGCGACGGTGCCTGA
- a CDS encoding UPF0158 family protein, whose protein sequence is MTLPVSLQAVIDEMDTFGDDFHPYINQQTGELVTLSREDIDAVEEGFDFADYPEWQQEILQKTVEVLDSEAYAPLPGKFDIHEYAIMQRFCFAVEDAGLRRELQDQIHGAGAFRRFKNTLTRHNMLDTWFACRQAAFAEIAIAWLDEHNIAYVCDVG, encoded by the coding sequence ATGACACTACCGGTATCATTACAGGCTGTCATCGATGAGATGGATACCTTCGGTGACGACTTTCATCCATACATCAATCAGCAGACGGGTGAACTCGTGACCCTTAGTCGTGAAGATATCGATGCTGTCGAAGAAGGTTTCGATTTTGCGGACTATCCGGAGTGGCAACAGGAGATACTTCAGAAAACGGTTGAAGTTCTTGATTCGGAAGCATATGCGCCGTTGCCCGGCAAGTTTGATATTCATGAATATGCCATCATGCAACGGTTCTGTTTCGCGGTCGAGGATGCCGGCTTACGTCGTGAACTTCAGGATCAGATTCATGGAGCTGGCGCGTTTCGGCGGTTCAAAAATACACTCACTCGACACAATATGCTCGATACCTGGTTTGCCTGTCGTCAGGCGGCCTTCGCGGAAATTGCCATTGCGTGGCTGGATGAACATAACATTGCGTATGTGTGCGATGTGGGGTGA
- a CDS encoding DUF4143 domain-containing protein gives MLPIYRRAMAEQFVGQEILVPQQGGLYYWNRQAKSSTAEVDYLTVLNSRIHPVEV, from the coding sequence ATGCTTCCCATCTACCGGAGAGCCATGGCGGAACAGTTTGTCGGCCAGGAGATACTGGTACCCCAACAGGGCGGCCTGTATTACTGGAACAGGCAGGCAAAAAGCAGTACGGCTGAGGTCGATTATCTGACGGTTCTGAACAGCAGGATTCATCCTGTAGAGGTATAA
- a CDS encoding helix-turn-helix domain-containing protein has translation MRNDRNIDELQAFIDEQKATSSGFAEGYDEGYRNFRIGVMLKQARLNTGMSQVEVAEKLKTHKSAISRIENHAEDVKLSTLVNYAEALGKKLDIFIH, from the coding sequence ATGAGAAACGACAGGAACATTGATGAACTGCAGGCGTTCATCGACGAACAGAAAGCCACCAGCTCAGGCTTTGCCGAAGGCTATGACGAAGGGTACCGGAATTTCCGCATCGGCGTCATGCTCAAACAGGCCCGACTCAATACCGGCATGTCCCAGGTAGAGGTCGCAGAGAAGCTGAAAACCCACAAGTCGGCAATTTCCCGCATCGAAAACCATGCCGAAGATGTCAAGCTTTCCACCCTTGTCAACTACGCCGAGGCGCTGGGCAAAAAACTTGACATCTTCATTCATTGA
- a CDS encoding addiction module protein, translating into MSKKLEEIINDAMELGLEERAQLAGSLLLSLDEPSESEVERLWLQEAERRLQEYREGKVKGIPAEEVFNRAIGDIS; encoded by the coding sequence ATGTCTAAAAAACTCGAAGAGATAATCAATGACGCAATGGAGCTTGGCCTGGAAGAGCGAGCGCAGTTGGCGGGGTCGCTTCTGCTTAGCCTGGATGAACCATCTGAATCTGAGGTGGAGCGCCTTTGGTTGCAGGAGGCCGAGCGTCGGCTCCAGGAATATCGTGAGGGCAAAGTGAAAGGCATCCCGGCGGAAGAAGTATTCAATCGAGCTATCGGTGACATCTCATGA